A window of the Callospermophilus lateralis isolate mCalLat2 chromosome 7, mCalLat2.hap1, whole genome shotgun sequence genome harbors these coding sequences:
- the Hes2 gene encoding transcription factor HES-2 isoform X1 — MGLPRRAGDAAELRKTLKPLLEKRRRARINESLSQLKGLILPLLGRENSRFSKLEKADILEMTVRFLQELPAAPYPPEVPPPRDSYQEGYSACLARLTRVLPACRVLEPTVSARLLEHLRRRASSVTPDGWPAGDSDGPPSPAPPPAQAPAPSPPAPPGGPGLWRPW; from the exons ATGGGACTGCCTCGCCGGGCAGGGGATGCGGCAGAGCTGCGCAAG ACCCTGAAGCCGCTGCTGGAGAAGCGCAGGCGCGCACGCATCAATGAGAGCCTGAGCCAGCTCAAGGGCCTCATCCTGCCTCTGCTGGGCAGGGAG AACTCGCGCTTCTCAAAGTTGGAGAAGGCCGACATTCTGGAAATGACCGTGCGCTTCCTGCAGGAGCTGCCTGCGGCCCCCTACCCGCCGGAAGTGCCAC CGCCACGCGACAGCTACCAAGAAGGCTACAGTGCCTGTCTGGCGCGCCTGACTCGTGTGCTGCCGGCCTGCCGCGTCCTGGAGCCCACCGTAAGCGCGCGCCTGCTGGAGCACCTTCGTCGAAGGGCATCAAGCGTTACCCCTGATGGCTGGCCGGCTGGAGACTCTGATGGGCCCCCTTCGCCAGCGCCACCACCTGCGCAGGCTCCTGCTCCCTCTCCACCTGCACCTCCCGGTGGCCCTGGGCTCTGGCGGCCGTGGTAG
- the Hes2 gene encoding transcription factor HES-2 isoform X2 — translation MGLPRRAGDAAELRKTLKPLLEKRRRARINESLSQLKGLILPLLGREELPAAPYPPEVPPPRDSYQEGYSACLARLTRVLPACRVLEPTVSARLLEHLRRRASSVTPDGWPAGDSDGPPSPAPPPAQAPAPSPPAPPGGPGLWRPW, via the exons ATGGGACTGCCTCGCCGGGCAGGGGATGCGGCAGAGCTGCGCAAG ACCCTGAAGCCGCTGCTGGAGAAGCGCAGGCGCGCACGCATCAATGAGAGCCTGAGCCAGCTCAAGGGCCTCATCCTGCCTCTGCTGGGCAGGGAG GAGCTGCCTGCGGCCCCCTACCCGCCGGAAGTGCCAC CGCCACGCGACAGCTACCAAGAAGGCTACAGTGCCTGTCTGGCGCGCCTGACTCGTGTGCTGCCGGCCTGCCGCGTCCTGGAGCCCACCGTAAGCGCGCGCCTGCTGGAGCACCTTCGTCGAAGGGCATCAAGCGTTACCCCTGATGGCTGGCCGGCTGGAGACTCTGATGGGCCCCCTTCGCCAGCGCCACCACCTGCGCAGGCTCCTGCTCCCTCTCCACCTGCACCTCCCGGTGGCCCTGGGCTCTGGCGGCCGTGGTAG